Proteins encoded within one genomic window of Panicum virgatum strain AP13 chromosome 1N, P.virgatum_v5, whole genome shotgun sequence:
- the LOC120654815 gene encoding ribosomal RNA small subunit methyltransferase-like, whose translation MAGGKIQKKRHGAAGGARLQGGIPFEKSKGQHILRNPALVDSIVAKAGLKPTDTVVEIGPGTGNLTKRLLEAGVKAVVAVELDPRMVLELNRRFQGHPLSSRLKVIQGDVLKCDLPYFDICVANIPYQISSPLTFKLLSHRPIFRCAVIMFQREFAMRLVAQPGDSLYCRLSVNVQLLSRVSHLLKVGRNNFRPPPKVDSSVVRIEPRKPLPPVSFKEWDGLVRICFNRKNKTLGSIFKQKRVLELLEKNYKTMQSLQLTQDAEMGEEKMSADDVALLANMVEDLSMETGDEKEDDEMEMDDADMAGEGAASFKEKIMGILQQGDFAEKRGSKLSQVDFLYLLSLFNKDGIHFS comes from the exons ATGGCGGGGGGCAAGATCCAGAAGAAGCGCCACGGCGCGGCGGGGGGCGCCCGACTGCAGGGCGGGATCCCGTTCGAGAAGTCCAAGGGGCAGCACATACTGCGGAACCCCGCGCTGGTGGACTCCATCGTCGCCAAGGCCGGGCTCAAGCCCACCGACACCGTCGTCGAGATTGGGCCGGGCACAGGGAACCTCACCAAGCGCCTGCTTGAGGCGGGGGTCAaggccgtcgtcgccgtcgagctcgACCCGCGCATGGTGCTCGAGCTCAACCGTCGGTTCCAGGGGCACCCGCTCTCCTCGCGCCTCAAG GTTATCCAAGGAGATGTCCTCAAATGTGATCTCCCATACTTTGACATATGCGTGGCAAACATCCCGTACCAGATCTCATCACCCCTTACGTTCAAGCTTCTGTCACACCGTCCAATCTTTAGGTGTGCTGTGATCATGTTTCAACGGGAATTCGCCATGAGACTTGTGGCACAGCCTGGAGATAGTCTCTACTGTCGTCTCTCTGTGAATGTGCAGCTCTTGTCTCGGGTGTCGCATCTCCTGAAGGTTGGGAGGAACAACTTCAGGCCTCCGCCCAAGGTTGATTCATCAGTTGTGCGTATCGAGCCCAGGAAGCCCCTCCCTCCTGTCAGCTTCAAGGAGTGGGATGGACTTGTCAGGATCTGTTTCAATCGCAAGAACAAGACCTTGGGCTCCATCTTCAAGCAGAAACGCGTCCTTGAGTTGCTAGAGAAGAACTACAAGACTATGCAGTCTCTCCAGCTTACTCAAGATGCAGAAATGGGTGAGGAGAAGATGTCTGCAGATGATGTTGCATTGCTAGCTAATATGGTTGAAGATCTGAGCATGGAGACTGGTGATGAGAAGGAAGATGATGAGATGGAAATGGATGACGCAGACATGGCGGGAGAAGGTGCTGCAAGCTTCAAAGAAAAGATTATGGGTATTTTGCAGCAGGGTGATTTTGCAGAAAAGAGAGGTTCTAAGCTGAGCCAAGTTGATTTCTTATACTTGCTCTCTCTCTTCAACAAAGACGGTATACATTTCTCATGA
- the LOC120654814 gene encoding SUN domain-containing protein 2-like: MSASTAAIPTASTNGNHALSLDSHSSQDVRRRTVVVAKKKASPELLAAGGVNGISEDKITSKKDLSHTIRGESVLDKPKYSSEARKDAVASAAAERRKKSSSKQEKAKWVTALSVLVKVCLLISAIIWMGQLVWRWQNGELSFTTLDMESRLSKVEGFKKTTKMLQVQLDILDKKLGNEIDKAKKDITKQFEAKGNELEKKVKTLEDKTGKLDKSISELRDMGFLSKKEFEEILSQLKGKKGLGGTDNDITLDDIRLFAKDIVEIEIARHSADGLGMVDYALGSGGAKVVSHSKPFMNGKNYMPGRSSVHATAQKMLEPSFGQPGECFALKGSSGFVDVKLRTGIIPEAVTIEHVDKSVAYDRSSAPKDFQIRGWYQGTHDDSDKDSNVMATLGEFSYSLDGSNAQTFQLERTANPQAVNMVRFDFSSNHGNLELTCIYRFRVHGTEPGSLSNAA, from the exons ATGTCAGCCTCCACTGCTGCAATTCCAACCGCAAGCACAAATGGGAACCATGCATTAAGTTTGGACTCACATTCTAGCCAAGATGTTAGGCGGCGAACCGTTGTTGTTGCAAAGAAGAAAGCCTCACCTGAGCTTCTCGCTGCAGGTGGAGTCAATGGGATATCAGAAGATAAGATTACAAGCAAGAAGGATCTTAGCCATACTATCCGTGGAGAATCAGTTCTTGACAAGCCAAAGTATTCATCAGAGGCAAGGAAAGATGCAGTTGCTTCAGCTGCTGCTGAACGTCGAAAGAAAAGCTCTAGTAAACAAGAAAAGGCCAAGTGGGTAACTGCCTTAAGTGTGCTGGTGAAAGTATGCCTTCTTATTTCAGCTATCATTTGGATGGGGCAGTTGGTCTGGAGATGGCAAAATGGTGAATTATCATTTACAACACTGGATATGGAGAGCAGGCTATCCAAGGTGGAAGGCTTCAAGAAGACAACTAAGATGCTTCAGGTACAGCTGGACATTTTGGATAAGAAGCTAGGAAATGAGATTGACAAAGCAAAAAAGGATATCACTAAGCAATTTGAGGCCAAGGGTAATGAGTTAGAGAAAAAGGTGAAGACATTGGAAGACAAAACTGGCAAGTTGGATAAGTCAATATCTGAGCTTAGGGACATGGGATTTCTTTCTAAGAAAGAATTCGAGGAGATTTTGAGTCAGTTGAAGGGAAAAAAGGGATTGGGTGGTACAGACAATGACATAACCTTGGACGATATACGGCTATTTGCCAAAGATATTGTTGAGATCGAGATAGCAAGGCATTCCGCTGATGGCCTTGGTATGGTGGATTATGCCCTGGGATCTGGCGGTGCCAAAGTAGTAAGTCATTCAAAGCCTTTCATGAATGGCAAGAACTATATGCCTGGTCGCAGCAGTGTGCATGCAACAGCCCAAAAGATGCTTGAGCCAAGCTTTGGGCAGCCAGGAGAGTGTTTTGCGCTGAAGGGAAGTAGTGGGTTTGTGGACGTGAAGCTAAGAACAGGAATAATTCCTGAGGCAGTCACTATAGAGCATGTTGACAAG AGTGTGGCCTACGATAGATCTAGTGCTCCAAAGGATTTCCAGATCCGTGGTTGGTACCAAGGAACACATGATGATTCAGacaaggattcaaatgtgatgGCTACCTTAGGAGAGTTCTCTTATAGCCTCGACGGCAGCAACGCCCAGACCTTCCAACTGGAGAGAACCGCCAACCCACAAGCTGTCAACATGGTTCGGTTTGACTTCTCCTCGAACCATGGGAATTTGGAACTTACATGCATCTATCGCTTCAGGGTGCATGGTACAGAGCCTGGCTCCCTCAGCAATGCAGCTTGA
- the LOC120654816 gene encoding putative glucose-6-phosphate 1-epimerase isoform X1, translated as MAGTAASVERVRDRATGLDKFVLREARGSSVEVYLYGGQVTFWKNNFGHQLLFVSNKATFKPPKAIRGGIQICFPQLGSHGVLEQHGFARNRFWSVDESPPPFPVATSNCHIDLILKSSQEDLKVWPHSYEFRLRVALSPRGDLILTSRIKNISSDGKPFQFTFAYHTYFSVSDISEVRVEGLETLDYLDKLQSRTRCTEQGDAVVFESEVDKVYLSAPQKIVIIDHEKKRTFVLRKEGLPDVVVWNPWDKKAKAMPDFGDDEYKNMLCVGAAAIEKPITLKSGEEWLRKQEISAVPSSYSSGQLDPEVIRRMHTI; from the exons ATGGCCGGGACGGCGGCGTCCGTGGAGCGCGTGAGGGACCGCGCCACCGGCCTCGACAAGTTCGTCCTCCGCGAGGCCCGGGGCAGCTCCGTCGAG GTATATTTATATGGAGGTCAGGTGACATTTTGGAAAAATAACTTCGGTCACCAACTGCTTTTTGTCAGTAACAAG GCTACTTTTAAACCGCCAAAAGCAATTCGTGGTGGCATCCAAATTTGCTTCCCTCAA TTAGGTAGCCATGGAGTTCTTGAACAGCATGGATTTGCAAGGAACCGATTCTGGAGTGTTGATGAAAGTCCACCTCCTTTTCCAGTTGCTACTTCCAACTGTCATATTGACTTGATACTCAAGTCGTCTCAAGAGGATTTGAAGGTCTGGCCACATAG CTATGAATTTCGTCTGAGAGTTGCGCTTAGTCCAAGGGGAGATCTTATTCTCACATCTCGAATTAAGAATATCAGCTCAGATGGCAAGCCATTCCAATTTACATTTGCTTATCATACTTACTTTTCGGTATCTGATATCAG TGAAGTGCGGGTAGAAGGTTTAGAGACCTTGGACTATCTTGACAAGTTGCAATCAAGGACTCGTTGTACTGAACAAGGAGATGCAGTTGTATTTGAGTCTGAA GTGGACAAGGTATATTTGAGTGCTCCACAGAAGATTGTGATCATTGACCATGAGAAGAAAAGAACGTTTGTTTTAAGGAAAGAGGGACTTCCAGATGTTG TCGTTTGGAACCCTTGGGACAAGAAGGCAAAAGCAATGCCAGATTTTGGGGATGATGAGTACAAGAACATGCTATGCGTAGGGGCTGCAGCTATTGAGAAGCCAATTACTTTAAAGTCTGGTGAAGAATGGCTACGAAAGCAGGAAATTTCCGCTGTACCATCCAGTTACAGCAGCGGACAATTGGATCCTGAAGTCATTCGTCGGATGCACACAATTTAA
- the LOC120654816 gene encoding putative glucose-6-phosphate 1-epimerase isoform X2 yields the protein MAGTAASVERVRDRATGLDKFVLREARGSSVEVYLYGGQVTFWKNNFGHQLLFVSNKATFKPPKAIRGGIQICFPQLGSHGVLEQHGFARNRFWSVDESPPPFPVATSNCHIDLILKSSQEDLKVWPHSYEFRLRVALSPRGDLILTSRIKNISSDGKPFQFTFAYHTYFSVSDISEVRVEGLETLDYLDKLQSRTRCTEQGDAVVFESE from the exons ATGGCCGGGACGGCGGCGTCCGTGGAGCGCGTGAGGGACCGCGCCACCGGCCTCGACAAGTTCGTCCTCCGCGAGGCCCGGGGCAGCTCCGTCGAG GTATATTTATATGGAGGTCAGGTGACATTTTGGAAAAATAACTTCGGTCACCAACTGCTTTTTGTCAGTAACAAG GCTACTTTTAAACCGCCAAAAGCAATTCGTGGTGGCATCCAAATTTGCTTCCCTCAA TTAGGTAGCCATGGAGTTCTTGAACAGCATGGATTTGCAAGGAACCGATTCTGGAGTGTTGATGAAAGTCCACCTCCTTTTCCAGTTGCTACTTCCAACTGTCATATTGACTTGATACTCAAGTCGTCTCAAGAGGATTTGAAGGTCTGGCCACATAG CTATGAATTTCGTCTGAGAGTTGCGCTTAGTCCAAGGGGAGATCTTATTCTCACATCTCGAATTAAGAATATCAGCTCAGATGGCAAGCCATTCCAATTTACATTTGCTTATCATACTTACTTTTCGGTATCTGATATCAG TGAAGTGCGGGTAGAAGGTTTAGAGACCTTGGACTATCTTGACAAGTTGCAATCAAGGACTCGTTGTACTGAACAAGGAGATGCAGTTGTATTTGAGTCTGAA TAA